The DNA sequence TTTATTTATTGCTGGCtgcctgcaaaaacaaaactgtagatTGATAGATAGTCTGTTGATGTGCTTCTCTGACCATTCAGCAGTCTGGGTATGTTTATATCGAGACTGGCCCCGGCTGTTTTTAGGAGACGACTAAACCACTTGTTCATTCACTGCAAATATTGTGGCAAAcggaaatgtttaattttaatctctttttttttttttcaaagaatttTGTTGCAATACCAGGTATGTGCTTTTAATACACAAGAAAcctttatataaaacaaaatcaaaacgATATAAACGAATCAGCTTAGTCGACAACGAGCCTCATCCGCCGGCTTGCCGACTAAGTGATGAAAAAGAGGGCAGCCCTAGTCTGAATGTGCTTATACTGTACGCTGCATGCCATGTGTTGTGTCGGCTGAGGTTCCCCTTGTCAGCATCGTCTGTTTGGGGCGTTCACCCCCGTGTGCCCAGTGCCTCACCGCCAGtgtggcggcggcggcagcggtCCTCGGAGCGGCGTCTGAGAGcctccacagcagctccacagtcTGTGCCCCCGCCCCGGCCCCTGTGTGGCGGTCACCCCCCCAACAGGGTCTGGCTGTGCCCCTGCAGCACAGGCTGTGTCAGGATGACTGCATCAGGCCTGTCAGGCGCTTGCCCGTCAAAGACTTGCCCTGAAAGGTCAATGAAAAAACATTACTAAACAGAGATGCCGACAGTCTAAGTACTTCAGCTAGAAGTTTACATTGAGGTCCTTGTAATATGCAACAGTTAATAGTTAATAAGGCCCTTATAAGTCCTTAGTAGATGcttattaacataaaaaaactgtATAAGCGTTAATAGTCTCATAAACGTGTTAATTGGTAGATTATATGACATTTGAAAGCAataaaagaaactttttttacCAGTTTTAAGACACAGGAACTTAAACAACCTATGAGTTGATCAAATTAGCATAGCATCATAGCATAGCAGCTCGGGTTCAGTTCCAGCGTGGAGCCATTGCTGCCTGTCTCGCATTCAACAAAATGTTGAGAAGTAGCAGCTTTTGAAATTATGATGCGCTGACGAGATGACAACACCAGCAGTGGCCCCaagcacatttcagtttgatACCTCTGCTTTAAGATAATCTATAAGCCAATAACAAGTTTCCCTTAAGTGCTTATAACTGTCTTTTAATATAAAATCAATGTGTTTATGATGCTATTATTAACACATATAGCTTATTAACCAATAAACATCCTATAAGGACTTACAAGAGCCTAATTACTTATTAACTTACACTTATCACAAGGACCTAAAGCGTTACTCTGCTTTATAAATCACACATCATGGTGCTATTTGTAAAAATCTACAATGTTGGGTTGGACTAGGTGTCATCttttctcacagacacacatcctACTACATGTACAAAGAGCCATAACAGAGTGTAATATGGTTACAATTGCAAAAGCCACTGATAGTGAGCCAGCCAGTGTGGTTTGTGATATGATCAGCCCCAGCTCCAAATGACTTACCACACTGCGGGTGAACTTCTCCAAGGAGGTGCGGCGGCCCTGCTCAgtgtctgctggctgctgttttgggagggggggaagcagggtgagtgtttgtgtcaggTACGGGTGTTTTGACGGGGGGGTTCGGGGGGGTGATGTAGTtagtgaggggggaaaaaggaggTGGGGGGGCCAGGCAATTGCAAAAATGAGGGCCGGGGGACAATGTGGgagttgcagttttttttttaaatcaggaaatggagtggggggggggggggtcagtgacaggccagcaggaggagcagtgttcAAACGGGAGAGGGCAGAAAGGCTAGCATGAACAGAGGCAGCTGTGATTTGCTGGAAAGCTCCATATTACACGGAAAAGCTAAATGACTGTTTGTTTAACTGCGCAAGGCTATAATGCTTATAGCCTACGGGAAGGAGAATAACAACACTTTATTAGGATACACACCTGAACTAGCTGCGTATTAGCCTGTATATTAGTAGAGTACTGGCTATTTTTTAGAGTTATTATAAAGGTCTTATTAATGCCATATTCTGCATGGCCATATTCTACAACTGCTCAGCCATTAAGCAGGGAAGTACGAGAATTATGACGTTAATATGCTTTGCTCAGGTATAATGTAGTATAACCTCAAGAATGTGAAGTAGATAaaggaaataataaatgtatttaattatcAATAgtataagtaaaagtaaaatatacaaatatttgtttgtgtatacTGAAATGTATAGGTAAACAGACTACCCACCAGACAGATTATCTGATGCAAAATTCaattagatttattttgattattggaGTCCgtgttttggaaatgtaaaCGCtcttaaaatagattttaataaagtaaaatgtacagtatttgctTCCAAAGTGTAGTAGATcgaagtataaagtagcagaggATGGAGATACTCAAGTTAAATATCTCCAATTTGTACCAAAATACATTACATGAGTAagtgtacttagttacattccatcattgCTAGTGAAGAGGAACTACCACCTTATAACGCCCATTCCTTAGTTACTATCAATAAGCAGTAATGAGGATGATATTGAGGGAACATTCTTAGTTAATGACCTACTAGTTGTAGAATATGACCATACAGAATGAGGCATTAACAACAGCTTTACTAATGACTAATAAAGACCTGAGAAGCTAGTAATATACATGCTAATCAGCAGCTGGTTAACGTGTTCCCTAATATAACATTTTTACCAACTAAACTTTAAACTCCACTCACTGCTACAACACTGGGACCTATTAGGCTGCATCAGTCAGCCATTTGTTGCACACTTCCTACTTACTGTACGGTGGTAATTTGTATCCACAGCACAactctttgtctgtgtttggcatatgatgtcatgttttctgaGTCTCTTCGCTtgacattttacataatttagCAGGATCCCTGCTCCTGTATCTTGGGTGCagttgttttgccttttttggggtggggggggggctctgTTAATAGTCCCCTGAGTGTGCTGAATAGCTGATTGCCATACCTTATTAAGAGCTGACAGATCGCATTAAAGGGACCCACCTTTTATAGGATACACGTGTGATGTCCTAAACACTGAGCTATTTGATTTCCTTCACTTAGATCACTTACTGGTGGTGGAAGGATTactcagaaatatatacatatataatttcTCAGTGTAGGAATACTgtgttacaagtaaaagtcttgagttcaaaatgaaaataagacaaTGCATGTCCTATAACTAAGTactgactgcatacaaacaatAGACATGAACCTGGAGTGTcttcaaaaaaatcattatgAGAAAGGGAATAGGTTGAGGTGACACTGGGGGTCAGTGAGTGCAGCTCACCTTCTTTCTGGCCAACAGGAGGTCTTGGTAGATGTTGGATCGCAAAAAGCGTGCATAGCTGTCACTTTTCATTAGCTTGAATATGTGCTCCTgcaatagaaagaaaaaaacgccGAGATGAGAGTGTGTGCGTCGAGGATGAGAAAGTAAAAGAGGAGCGCAGAGCGGTGAAGGAGGTCTGATTATGCTAATGAAATGCATGCATGTGGGGTGATGCAAACAGAGCGTGCCGACATGAGCGGCGGGGCCCTGCGAGACGGAGCTGAGTAATGTCCTGCCAGTGAGAGGCGTACCGCGTCACACATCACCTACCCGCTTTAAAGCAGAGGGAGCCATGGTGAACCGAGTGAACAGCCTATTCACGGCATTACCCGCCTCATTAGGCCctggcacaaacacactccgtcattcttctcctctcctctgtctttcttgaCACTTGTGTAACATGAGTGGGGCGGAAGGGGTtcaggttctgtgtgtgtgtgtgttgtgaacgGGGGACGTAGTGGAGGGCAAACCTGTCCGAACTCACTGAAAGGAgcttttaatgtggaaaatagAGCTTAAATACCAGAGAGAGTGCTGCTCAGTCATTATGAGGTGTAACGAGGAGGTGTCACCACCTTTTCTGTGCAGCTAAACTTTCTCTGCAGCACTTGAGATGCATTTGTAGTATCGATGTGTTGCAGGCGCAGGCGTGTTGGCACTTTGTTCGCCCGGTGTCTATCCGGACTAGCGTGAGTGTGTAGCCATGTAGCCACGTGAATTCATCCACGAGGGCGGGAAAAGCTCAGCCCACCTGAGCGTCCTCGTAGCTGTAGCGTCCGGGGTCTTTGAGGTTCTGGCTGGTGCGCTCGTAGCTGTGCGAGTCCAGGTTGATGGAGCTCGGCGCTCCCTCGGCCAGAAACTCCTGCCAGATCTCCTGCGCCCGGGAGGCCACCTCCTGTAGCGGCCGTCGCTTCAGATCCTGCACCGCTAACCAGAACCTGCAAGTGGCATCGTATCTCATCAGTAACAACTTCAACTAAATATGGCATACAGCGTACAAAACACTGGTGGTTAGGCTGCGGccattttgttgcatttattgtTATCATGTTGTACATGCTGACAGCGCCCTTAGTAAATTAATATGGCAAAGAACACTGGCGCgtttacacattcagcagattcagagaaacattagcattcattcaGAGTTGTGTTCACCTGATGAATCCAATATTCACACAGTTCTGCTGgctttgttttgctctccacTAACCCCAGAGGGAAATATCAGGCTTTTTAGCAGCTAATTGCTTCACCGTGTTTCCCAGCTTTCCACTAACTTCGTCTGTCAGCTATCGAGAGCTTggcaagtttgaaaaaaaaggtgtttttttttcccccagcatTTTTTTGCTGAGAGCAGCAAGGAGcgagccaaaaacaaaaacaaaacaaagagccgGAAGATGCTAAACGGcgtcacagagctgcagggtcGGGCTACAATTCTGATGCATTTAACCCGTTTTTACACACTAGTAATCGTGTGATCActtgttgaaataaaaacatgtactgctgctgctttaagtACGGTAGATGAGCTCCAGTGACAGCCTCACCGCAGGTTCTCTGAGCTGAACTCGGACTCCAGGAACTTCAGGAACTGGTCGCGTCCGGCCGGATCTTTCAGTGCCTCCTCAAGAGAGAAGCCCCATTTCTTCACCCGCTGCTGGCTGGGGTCGCGACTGCCCAGAGTAAAACaaattagaatagaatagaatagaataaaacagaatcagATAAGAGAGTTGTTTATTGTTTACAAGTAATTTCCCCTCTTGGTCTATAAAGAACTGAAGCCAGGAAGTCAGAACACAGAAAGCCATCTCATCCATTCTGAGTTAGGACAAGAAAAGTTTATCAGCACCAACATGGCCCCGCACCTGGCCTCCAAGTCCCAGAAGGCAGTGTCATCACTGAGCCAGGGGTTGGAGGGTTCTACAGCGGCCACAAAGGGGTCGTACTCCATGAACTGCTCCGTGTAGCTCATCAGACTGTCGGCCACTTTGGAAACCTTCATACAGTGTCTGTCCAGCTGGGTGTTCAAGAAGGTGAtctgatggagagg is a window from the Acanthopagrus latus isolate v.2019 chromosome 16, fAcaLat1.1, whole genome shotgun sequence genome containing:
- the LOC119034429 gene encoding regulator of G-protein signaling 6 isoform X4, whose amino-acid sequence is MKNLSIEDPAEAIHLGSLIAAHGYIFPISDHVLTLKDDGTLYRFQSPYFWPSNCWEPENTDYAIYLCKRTMQNKARLELADYEAENLARLQRAFARKWEFIFMQAEAQVKIDRKKDKAERKILDSQERAFWDVHRPVPGCVNTTEMDIRKCRREKNPHRVKKSVYGVPDDGQSQPSPVHISSQPTRKTTKEDVQKEITFLNTQLDRHCMKVSKVADSLMSYTEQFMEYDPFVAAVEPSNPWLSDDTAFWDLEASRDPSQQRVKKWGFSLEEALKDPAGRDQFLKFLESEFSSENLRFWLAVQDLKRRPLQEVASRAQEIWQEFLAEGAPSSINLDSHSYERTSQNLKDPGRYSYEDAQEHIFKLMKSDSYARFLRSNIYQDLLLARKKQPADTEQGRRTSLEKFTRSVGKSLTGKRLTGLMQSS